The Branchiostoma lanceolatum isolate klBraLanc5 chromosome 7, klBraLanc5.hap2, whole genome shotgun sequence nucleotide sequence aacaAGTTAGTTCGTTCCGAAATTTTGTCTGTGTTGCGGTCAGTTGTCGTTTGCATCTTACCTGTTTCCTGAACACATTTCTTCCTCCGGAGAGATCCATCTTATTCCTTAGTTTAGACCTAACAATTGAGGTAAAGCCTGTGTTCTTTTTGTGAATGCGTTTGTCTTCAAATGTTGGCGGAAAGTTTTGATTtggcgtgggggggggggcaaaacaTAATAATTTGTGTCCACAAATTTAGCAAGCAACACCTACTATGACatcattgtgacgtcattgttacTCCAGATATATATTTGTCAAAAAAGATATGCGCACCAAGCTTTATCTGTGGTGCAAGTTTGGGTATGTACTAAAGAATCCTAATTTTTTTATTATGACGAGATGACTAGAACAAAACACTACTCTCAtgtatacagtagaagccacttaattgcacctcggataaacgcaccttccatttaattgcaccaaatcccaaaatcccaaaccggttcccattcactgcattgttagtgactccgcatatctgcaccgcgcatggtcaccaatgccggataactgcaccaattttttttctaaaatcctcgacaagttgactTAAAAGATGCGCTAAAAATCGacaaacgctgtacaaatgagccgatacctgccggtgcaaaggcgcaataccggcaatatgtttaaaactgttttgagtaacaaaagaaggcggtctccattgacagtcacgttgataggaatcgtatgggaggtcccgggcgggtcacggggcgtgtcggaaccattaagagacgcacgcctaccaaacttccaaaggcggcattacgctttggcagacagcatgctgtactcaataaagattggtatatcagtcatctaaccatatctacccactggatacattgtgtaattcactaccatggtgtgGACAGTaaaatctgtccagacatgagagggggcactgccctgggctcacccgtaatcagtaactaAGTTTTAGTTTccattcctagtttcatggcggtacatgatttacgtaaatcgacaactgtactctacgtaatgtaacacagaaactgttatccaaTGACGATGTTTTAGAAagcctcccctgtaacgttacgtgtgttgtaaattaatgcggtagatcgcatggaaatatgaaagaatgcaaaatcaaaacaggttcgtagtcatttctttattttcagcaaaaggtcatgttttctttgtgctaagtgtttctgactaacaatacaccccctgcacatggtggtgcggtccagctggggatttcgcataattgcaccagccggataattgcaccaaaaacgctgacaaatgggtggtgcagttaagcggattctactgtatttggAAAATGAATGGCTGTAAAGCTATCAATCTGCCTCAAGTTTGAGAGTTTTTGACCCATCTCAGGTTCTGATATATACATCCACAAGGCCATGGCATCCAGTCTAAAATAAAGGTTTCATtcaattctttcattcattcaccatTACTCTCTTTATTCCTACAGAGATGGAAGAGGGTGAAGAAAGTGAAACTCCCCGTACCGTGATACGAGGGGTGCTGGCCCATCTCCCCGTGAGCGACAGCGCAGTCAAGGCAGCAGCAGGGACCAGCAGGGAGAGACGGTCATCCGTGGTCGATGCACTGCGTGCTTCAGCATCGGCAGCGAAGAAAAGAAGGATCAGCACAGCCTCGCCACGAACACTGGTAAACTTGTCTTACAATCACCATGTACTCAGTGATTGTGGCAGATTGTCTGAAGATATGAAGTGAagatatttgtttttcattctaTGATGTTTGCTGTGATTATCTATTAAATTGTGTACCAGTGAAATGGATATCATAGCCAAACACTTAACCTGGTTACCTCTTATTCATCAACTACAAATTAATCAGACAAGAATGTTAGGGTCAAAAAGTCTCTGTGAAGCGTACAAAGAGTCTTTGAAGTTTGACCAGTCAATGTGATGTGACAAATCTATCACAGTATGTGTACCTGAGGACCTTATAGTGAAAATTACTTAGAGTGACAGAAGACCTTCCATTGTCCCAGATACGTGGGGTTCTGGAGACGCAGCCCACGCCTGAGAACACCACAGAGGAGCCAGCCAGGAAGGTTGCCCGGGTAACAccacaggtcagaggtcaacccACCCCGAGCCATGGTGGATCAGGACAGAGGGCAGGGGCAACGTTTGCTTCACCATCAGGTGCATACTATTTTCCTTTTCAGAGCAATGTTCGTatgtgcaaacatttctgtatcttttgatcAACAGAAGCTAACTAGCCTTTCAGCTGGCACATCATCATCCAAGGCTCGCAGCAACAGTTAAGATTCTAATCAGTTCTAAATCAGTACTCTATTTACTGTCCTGTATTTTAGGTTCAGCCCCTAGAAGCCTCCGTCAGAGCGTGCGTAGGAGTGCCCGTATCAGCACCTCCAGCCCAGGGTCGGCTTACTTCACCAGGAGGCAGGTGGGGAGGGTGAGCTCACTGTTGACTCCGCAGGATGACTCCACACCTCATACCTTGCTGCGCAACGTGCTGCAAGTCTGTAAGTATGACACCATTTATTCTTGATGATTTctaacaaaatacaatgtaagctTTCATTCTGTAATATGATTTCGGCCAAATGAATACTAGTCCTATCTAAGTGCTTCAGTTCCAAGTTTCCATCCTCATCAAAAGGCTTGTAATTTTCCTGTGCAGTGCCAGTTGAGAGTCCTGTTACACACAGCCAGGCTGAAGTATCCCTGCTTGAGGAAAGTATTGGTACCCCAACAGTGGAGGAACCAGTGAGGGAGCAGGCACAGGTGCAACAAAGGTAGATATTTTTACCATCTGATAAATAGGGAGGGAAGATTTTGTATGACCAAAAATTACAATAATGTTATCACTTCATTTCATGGTTTCTGATTGCACAGTCTTGCAAGAAATTTGCAACTGTGCCACTTGCAAGCttagaaatgaatgaaaaatatctCATTTTCTGCATGTATATTTCCAGTGCCCAGCCTACCCCTGAGATCGACTTGTCCCTGACAGTGCCACGGCGTGGTACTCGCCACACCCACAGGACACACATCACACTGGAGCAGTTCGCTGCAGGGGTGGAGCAAAGACTGGCAAGTCAAGAGGCGCAGACTGAAGGTATTCGGCAAACTTTGATATATGGAAAATTCAAGATtgacagtacaatgtacaattttaGCTAGCTTCGTAGCAGTTTTGAAGAAGATTGTCATTTTACTGAAGTGACTACAAGGGTGCAAGTAATCTCTGATCAATGTATAATGATGTAAGACTCAAAGAAATTTGTTAAGGCTTGTCACAAAGATTAGGCATATCTTTGTCACAAAAGAACTGAATAAATGCTCATTCAATATGACATGAgcattgaatacatgtacatgtatttactattTAAATTTCAGGAGAAAGCTATGAAAGTATGATACATTAgtagtagatacatgtacatcatgtatttaATAGAAGTATTTTAGTAGAAAGCTACGACACAATCATGTATCCTGATTTTTGTTCTACTGTTTTATGTTTAGAAGAATCATCAGACCCAACAGGTGACTCAGCAGACCAGACAGATGCAGCAGTGAGTGTAGAAGAGACAAGTACTCCTGCTGGTGATGAGAGCAGACACATTGTGACAGctgtagatgtagatgaaaCAGATTCTGCACAGCCGACTAGTTCACAGGAGACCACATCACAGACTGAGGAAAGAGCCAGCTCgtgtgatggtgatgatgagatGTCGTCTCAACAAGTAAGGAGCCATTTTTGCTTTGTGTTGTTCTGTCGAAGAGCTGAACAGGCCATTGCTAGTTAACCTTTACACTTTGACGTAGTAGTTTGTCTACCAATTGTCTATTGGTAACAGGGCTAGGCAGCAGCCATATGGTCAAAAGAAGGGGATTGTATAAAGGTTTTGATGCAAGGTGGTAATTAGAATGAAAGGTGGAGACGGGACTCCAGAGGGAAAAGGTTCTTGGCTGCACTTTAATAGTTTGAATGATATAGACATTAAGATTGTCACCCTTTGCTTTCACTGCTTAAAGAGCAGTTCATATAGATTGGACATTATTAAGATTACAGCTTATTACTTTTTATCACAATGAATAGTTATAAGAAATTTTCTTGGtcttttgtttttcaggacAGAAATGCTGGCAGTGTGGAACCTGACTTTATATTCACTCAAGAAACGAAACCAGACGAGCACACCTCGTCCCAGTCCCAAGGAGAGTCTGATGAAGAAGACTTTATACCAGAGACTCAGATGTCTGTCCAGCAAGATGACCACCGTTCTGCTCAGGATGCTGATCAAACAGAAGGTCCGTCCTCAGCTGCAGGCAACGATGTCTCTGATGGGGAGAGGTCAGCTGACCAGACTGGAGAGATTCTGTCAGATGATGACATGTTTGAGGACAGGGCAGCAGAGAGGGAGGATGAAAACCAGAATGAAGAAGTAGAGGAAGATGACATGATAGAAATTGAAGAAGACGAAAGAGTAGAAGATGATGACATGTCTGAAGAAGAGAATATCGGACCTGGAGATGAAGTTATGGTTCCATCTGGTGCAGAGCATGCAAGGTTAGAATATGTTTCACACAACTATTTGAAATTCAGATAACCTTTTGAATCTATATTGAATATTGATTAGTTGATCTACTTCACTCAATCTTCAGGCTCATGTTTCACAACCTTTTTAAGTTGTACTCAGTTACACCATCAAATTTCAGGTCTCCACAGAAGGTACTGGCCCAGCAGCAGGTGAGACCTGTACGTCAGAAACGCAGAAAGGCACCACCATCCAATAACTCCCTCCCACGTGCCTACACCAAGAGTATTTTCACCAACTTCTGTAAACGTCCTGTGTCCAAGGATGCCATGGAAGAAGTGGAAAAAGGGCAAgtggaaataaatgaataactgttttatgtttttacaaataaaacaaaataggaATAATATAAAGTGCAATCTCAACAGTGGAACTTGATGTAGTACAAATGTCTTGACATTTTCCTTCCACAGTTCTCCAAAGAATAGTTTCAGACCAGacaactactagtagtactagtagttgcaCACAATATTTGATACTCGTCACATGACTCGATATCGAGTggtcatgggtttgattcctggctagacatcgtgtctttgggaaaggcacttaacacgacttccctcactagacccagatgtaaaaatgggtacctgactttggttggtgaggtaaaggtggtggaaggagagggatgggccccGCCTTCCAAttccatgccctagacacagtggataagaaCATACTGCCCCTACGGACCCAAAGCTACCTTTACCATCATCTTATATGAAATCACGTTAATTCATATTCTGGTCTTGTTTCAGCTGTGAGAAGTTTTTCCAAAACCTGTCCAAAGACCTGATGGTGTATACCCGTCATGGACACAGGCAGACCATCCAGGAGGCTGATGTAGAGCTACTCATGAGGAGGTGGGTACAAAATATCTCTTCTCTAACTAGTACTATATTCTGTTCTTTCTCTGTGGTTCCAAGACTTGTGTAACTCATTATAACTTACCATTTTGTACCTTTATTCTACaactatgtacattttgtaccacaTGTACTACCTACAGACAGAATAAATGTTATAGGTAAAAATTCACATTCTTAATAAAAAGTGCACAAAAGTCCTCCCTGATTTGCTTCACTTACGTTTTAAACCTCTTTGCCAACACATCTGTATTGCTGTTTCCTGTTTGCAGGCAAGGCCTTGTGACAGAGAAGCAGTCACTGAATTCGCTGATAGAGAAGTACCTCCCCTTGGAGGACAGGGAGCAGCTAATCCCCATGGCTACCAGTGGTAACAAACTCGTCCCACAAAATAGCAAAGGAAACAAGTAGGCTCAACAGCGCTTAAAGGCATTCTGTCCAGTGTTTCAAAAAGCACTTGCTTCTCAGAcaatattgtatttgtatagGTGATAAAGgttttgtacaatgtagtaaaatatGAACCAAAATTATGGTAGGTAGAGACTGAATGGAGTTCAGAAAGAGGAATGATACAAGAGACAAAAGATAATAAAGTGGAACAGTAAGAGTAACAAAAGAACAACGGTTTCTCATGAAATGTATAGCTGAGTAAAAACTGTATATGGAAACTTTATTACAACCATCTTTTGCAGCAtatggtacattgtatatagttttgtttttgtacgaGCACTTGATAGAGCTAGGAAAATGAGGGTTACATGTATTCCACATTTCTAACTTCAACTTTTGTACTTAAGAGCTGGTTAAGTTCATACCCTTGTTTCAACAGTTTTGCTTGTAAGACCTTAAAGGCATGTAATGATGACCTTGAAGAGTAATATAGCTAAACAGATCATGTaaataaaatttttaaaaaactttgttGTATAAAAAACTAGTATCAAAACGATTAATAGCTATTTGCTGTCTGGTGTGACTGATTGACTTTTATCAttatagaatacatgtatatgtatgtactgtCCAGTTTAACAATTCTATTTCTTCttctcagatgaactttcatccTCATCACTTTCATAGCCAGAATTTTCCCAGCTTATTTCACTTTCTGAATCAGTTTCCTCCTGCATATCCCTCAAGACTGTGTCTGGATCCTCATATACTCGCCCCaactttttcttatttcttttcctGTACATAATTTCCGGTATGTCCGCCCCATCCTCAGCCATACTGTCCCATTTGATGGCTCTTGccctattttgcataatatgcTTGTTCAAAGTATGATGGTCAATATTAAAAAGAGGCATCCTATCTATGAGATTATCCCGAAGGGTCAGTTCTTCCAAACTTTCCTCCAGATCAGACTCTTTGTCAGACTCCAGGTTTTCAGGTGTCTGTTCTTCCTCTGGGCCAAAGTCAGCTGATGCAAGTAATCTCTCcacttcatcaatagcagcttgTTCCTTGTCCTTGATAAACACTATGGGAGGAACTTTTCCGATTACATGGAGCTGGATCAGTGCATGCCTGCAAGGAGAAGGGTAAGAAGGCTTTGGATATGCAAAAAACAGATTCAGTTGTACATATATGTGAGATTCTTAGGTTGCATTGTACAGTAGCCTCAGTGTCAAGGTCTTAACTCTGTCACTTTTTATTAAACAACGGTACGAAAACAAAGTCATCTATGGCTGCTAACAACAACATGATAAATCTAGTAACACTCAACAAATCATATATAAGACAATTTCAGAAAGACAATACCTTAATTCAAAGCGGGACCGGTCTAGCAAGTCCTCAATATGTTTGTCATCCTCAAATCCTGGTGCT carries:
- the LOC136439331 gene encoding centromere protein T-like; translation: MEEGEESETPRTVIRGVLAHLPVSDSAVKAAAGTSRERRSSVVDALRASASAAKKRRISTASPRTLIRGVLETQPTPENTTEEPARKVARVTPQVRGQPTPSHGGSGQRAGATFASPSGSAPRSLRQSVRRSARISTSSPGSAYFTRRQVGRVSSLLTPQDDSTPHTLLRNVLQVLPVESPVTHSQAEVSLLEESIGTPTVEEPVREQAQVQQSAQPTPEIDLSLTVPRRGTRHTHRTHITLEQFAAGVEQRLASQEAQTEEESSDPTGDSADQTDAAVSVEETSTPAGDESRHIVTAVDVDETDSAQPTSSQETTSQTEERASSCDGDDEMSSQQDRNAGSVEPDFIFTQETKPDEHTSSQSQGESDEEDFIPETQMSVQQDDHRSAQDADQTEGPSSAAGNDVSDGERSADQTGEILSDDDMFEDRAAEREDENQNEEVEEDDMIEIEEDERVEDDDMSEEENIGPGDEVMVPSGAEHARSPQKVLAQQQVRPVRQKRRKAPPSNNSLPRAYTKSIFTNFCKRPVSKDAMEEVEKGCEKFFQNLSKDLMVYTRHGHRQTIQEADVELLMRRQGLVTEKQSLNSLIEKYLPLEDREQLIPMATSGNKLVPQNSKGNK
- the LOC136439334 gene encoding putative ribosome-binding factor A, mitochondrial, whose translation is MAATMCFLPVRAPFSQYTLFLRASQRCTLCQRHISATQIVLRKREKINPLEKFMKKAGKKFYYDVPQLPKQTGVEVPIKQKVHHTESIRQRVVNNTLKKHITDLVQSCQVSQELEDAQVEITKVSVTPDFLTARVYWKAPGFEDDKHIEDLLDRSRFELRHALIQLHVIGKVPPIVFIKDKEQAAIDEVERLLASADFGPEEEQTPENLESDKESDLEESLEELTLRDNLIDRMPLFNIDHHTLNKHIMQNRARAIKWDSMAEDGADIPEIMYRKRNKKKLGRVYEDPDTVLRDMQEETDSESEISWENSGYESDEDESSSEKKK